A region of Desulfolithobacter dissulfuricans DNA encodes the following proteins:
- the ugpA gene encoding sn-glycerol-3-phosphate ABC transporter permease UgpA encodes MIKRTHFKPSILPYLLVAPQVLITLVFFIWPASQAVYQSMLVEDPFGLKTEFVWFENFVQLFGDDIYFNSFLRTIVFSSLVAALSLSIALILAAMADHVVRGTTVYRTLLIWPYAVAPAVAGALWMFLFDPTLGIVSYMLHGIGYDWNYRLNGNQAMALIVLAASWKQISYNFLFFLAGMQAIPRSLIEAAAIDGAGPARRFWTIIFPLISPTTFFLLVMNIVYAFFDTFGIVHAVTKGGPAKATEILVYKVYNDGFIGLDLGGSAAQSVILMVIVIGLTVIQFRYIERKVEY; translated from the coding sequence ATGATCAAACGCACCCATTTCAAACCCTCTATCCTGCCGTATCTGCTCGTCGCGCCCCAGGTGCTGATTACCCTGGTGTTCTTCATCTGGCCGGCGAGCCAGGCGGTCTACCAGTCCATGCTGGTGGAAGATCCCTTTGGCCTGAAGACCGAGTTTGTCTGGTTTGAAAACTTTGTCCAGCTCTTTGGCGACGACATCTATTTCAACTCGTTTCTGCGGACCATTGTCTTTTCCTCGCTGGTGGCCGCGCTCTCGCTCAGTATCGCCCTGATCCTGGCCGCCATGGCCGATCATGTGGTCCGCGGCACCACGGTCTACCGGACGCTTCTCATCTGGCCCTATGCCGTGGCTCCTGCCGTGGCCGGGGCGCTGTGGATGTTTCTCTTTGACCCGACGCTCGGCATCGTATCCTACATGCTGCACGGTATCGGCTACGACTGGAATTACCGCTTAAACGGCAACCAGGCCATGGCCCTCATCGTGCTGGCCGCGTCCTGGAAACAGATCAGCTATAATTTTCTCTTTTTTCTCGCCGGGATGCAGGCCATCCCCAGGTCCCTGATCGAGGCTGCGGCCATCGACGGGGCCGGCCCGGCCAGGCGGTTCTGGACCATCATCTTTCCCCTGATCTCACCGACCACCTTTTTTCTCCTGGTCATGAACATCGTTTACGCCTTTTTCGACACCTTCGGCATTGTCCATGCGGTGACCAAGGGCGGTCCGGCCAAGGCCACCGAGATCCTGGTCTACAAGGTGTACAATGACGGGTTCATCGGCCTGGACCTGGGCGGCTCGGCGGCCCAGTCAGTGATCCTGATGGTCATTGTCATCGGCCTGACCGTCATCCAGTTCCGCTACATAGAGCGCAAGGTGGAGTATTAG